A stretch of DNA from Microbacterium sp. LWS13-1.2:
AGCGTGATCGATCGCCGGTTCTTCGATCGTCTCGAACACGAAGCGCAGCGGGATGGACGGCTCCAGCCACACTGACGAACGGCCACTGCCGTCGGGGTGTCGCCAGGTCAGCATGAAGCTCTCGTTGCGGCGCAGCTTGGTAGCGACGACGAGTTTGACGTGTGCGAGGAGATGCTCCGGCATGTGGACCGGATCGCCCTCGGCACCGTAGATCAGTTCAGCCATGGTGCTGTTCCTTCCGAAGGCCTGCGCTCCATAATAGTTCGTCATCGAACTATTCGACGATGAGAGTTCTGCCATCGAGTGTTTCATTCACGTGAATTTCATGGTGCAATAGGTTCCCTGCGCCGCGGTGACGCACAGGGCAGAGAGGGGCCAGGTCGTGGTGAATCACACGGGGGCATCCGCATCGACGGAGGGCAGCCGACCTGATGTCGCCGGCATCCTCGAGCATCTCCGTCTTGCCGAGGCGAAGCTCAATCGCCAGCGCGAACAGCAGAGCGGGATGACCGAGACCGATCGCGCCGCGATGCGGTATCTGCTCGAGCGCCGAGATTCCGAAGAGGTCACGCCCGGAAGGATCGCGCGCGCGCTGCATCTGTCGCCCGCCTCCGGGACTGCTCTCATCGATCGCCTGGTGGCACGCGGACTCGTGGTCGTGCACGGTCACCCTCATGACCGCCGCAAGAAGCTCGTGCGGCCGCTCGACAGTGACATCGACCTCGACCACCTGGATCCGCTCACGATGCGGCTGCGCTCGATCGCTGCGAAACTCACATCCGGCGACGCGCGGATCGTCGCGACGTTCCTCGAGGACGTGCTCGCATCCGTCACGCACGCGACCGCGCCCTCGCACTGATCGCCCGGCCGCCGATACCTGTCGGCCCCGCACAAGGCATCGAGGGCTTCGCCGCGAGGGCGGCCGGGATTCGACCGTAGGCTGAGGCCGATGCGCGACTTCGTCAGAGGGGTGGCCCTCCTGGGCCGTGGCTTCGCCACGTGGCGGCGCCGTCCCGGCCTCATGATGCTGGGGCTGTTGCCCGCCGCGATCGTCGGCGCCCTGTTCCTGGCGGGCCTGATCGCACTCAGCGCCTCGCTGCCCGGGCTCACGGACGCCATGACGCCCTTCGCCGACGGCTGGCCCAGCCTGTGGGCGACGGTCTTCCGCATCGCCGTCGGCACGGCGCTTCTCGGGGCGGCGCTCGTGCTGGTCGTCGTCACGTTCACCGCCGTCACGCTGCTCGTCGGCGACCCGTTCTACGAGCGCATCTGGAGGGCCGTGGAGACGGATGCCGGAGCCGCCCCTCCCGATGCCCGCTACGGATTCTGGCGCTCGGTCGCCGACGGGCTGTCGCTCATCGGCCGCGGGCTGGGGGTCGCCCTGCTCGCCGCGCTCATCGGGCTCGTGCCGGTGGCGGGCGGAGCGCTGAGCGCCGTGTTCGGCGTGACCCTCACCGGATGGCTGGTGGCCGATGAGCTGACGTCGCGGGCGTTCACGGCGCGGGGCATGACCCGGCCTGCGCGACGCCAGCTGATGCGCCGCCACCGGGCTCGCGTCCTGGGCTTCGGCGTGGCCACCCAGCTGACGTTCCTGGTGCCGCTCGGCGCCGTGGCCACGATGCCGGCCGCCGTGGCGGGTGCGGCGCTGCTGGCGCGATCGATGCTCGACCCGAGCCCCTCGCAGGCGGCGCCGCGCGGCTCGGACAACGAGCTCGGCATCCGTCCCGTCTGATCGCGGATCGAAGGCCACCGCGAGATCGCGCGCATCCACAGTCGCCACCCATCTGCGCGGTGCTAGCTTGGCTGCGCACGACGAGTGGAGGACCACGTGGGCGACGACCCTGATCTCGGGCTCGTGCTCGGCGGCGGCGGCGCTTTCGGCGCCGCGCACGTGGGCGTCCTGCAGGTCCTGGCCGAGCGAGGCATCCAGCCGGGGATCGTCACGGGAACCAGCTCGGGCGCCCTGGTCGGCGCCGCCTACGGCGCCGGCGTCGAGCTGGACGCCCTCGACCGCGCCGCACGGGGATTCCGCTGGGGCGCGATCGCACGCTGGTCACTGGCTCCGCGGTGGGGCCTGCTCGACACGACCGCCATCGTCGACTCCGTCTCGCGCACACTCGGCGCGGACCCCCTCATCGAGAATCTGCCGCGTCGCTTCGCGGCGTTCGCCACCGACCTCCGCACCCGGCGCGGCGTGATCCTCGACAGCGGTCCGCTGAGCCTCGCGCTGCGGGCGACGGTCGCCGTCCCGGGCCTGCTCCCGCCGGTACGGCGGGGCCGCGAGCTGCTGGCCGACGGCGGGATGATCGACAACGTGCCGGTCGCGGCCGCCCGCGCGCTCGGCGCGTCCCGCGTCATCGTGGTGCGACTGCACGCGAAGTGGGAGAACGTGCGAATGATGCGCACCGTCACCCGCACGACGGAACTCGTCGAGGACCCGTCGGTCGTGCTCGTCCAGCCTGAGATGGAGGGCATGGCGCAGTGGACGATGTCCGACGTGCCGCGCCTCATCGCCGAGGGGCGCCGTGCCGCGACATCGGCGCTGGATGACGCGCAGTGGGGCCGCCCGAGCGTCGCGGCGTCAGAGGACGGGCGGCCGGAGAGCGGCTGAGAGCGAGAGGGCGCTGCGGCGGAGTCGCTCACATCCGCGCATAGCGGGCACGCGCGAAGCAGAACAGGCCGTAGATGATCAGCCCCGCCGCGACCACCCAGAGGATCAGCGGCCCGAACGGCAGCTCGGCAAGCGTATGGAGGGCGCCATCCAGTCCCCCGGCCTTCTCGGGGTCATGGGTGAACGCCGCGACGACGAAGAGCACTCCGGTGACGGCGACCGCGACGCCCTTCGCGACATAGCCCACGACGCCGAACGTCACGATCCCCGTGCGGACGGCACCGGCCGGAAGGTCCAGGTTCTTCTCGAAGGCCCGGGTGAACCCGCGGACGACGAAGGCGATGCCGATGGCGAGCACGATGAGTCCGATCAGCACGAGCAGGATCAGGCCGCCGGTACTGGCCATCAGCTGCGCGCTGAGGCTCTGCGACGACTGCGAGGAGTCGGACTGGCCGCCCAGCGCGTACACGAGCGCAGTGAAGGCGATCGCGAGGTAGACCACCGCGGTGCCGGCGAACTTCACCCGATGACCCCACTTCTTCTTGGCGTCGGCGTCCCGCGCAAGAAAGGCCTCCGCGATCTGCCACGCGGCGAGCGCCACGAGCCCGACCACGATCGCCCAGAGGAGCACCGTGCCGGCAGGAGAATCCCGGATCGTCTGCATCGCCCCACCCTGGTCCGCCTCGCCCCCGCCGCCCATCGCGACCGAGATCGCGATGACGCCGATCACGATGTGCAGCACGCCGAGCACGACGTAGCCGATGCGGGCGATCGTGCGGAAGACGGGCGATTCCGTCGCGGTGCGCGCCGCGTTCTTGGCCGTGGTCATGGCCGAAGCGTATCCAGGTGCCGGCACCCGGCGGAGGGGGTTGCAATCGGGCGGGATCCAGGCATCACACC
This window harbors:
- a CDS encoding MarR family winged helix-turn-helix transcriptional regulator, producing MVNHTGASASTEGSRPDVAGILEHLRLAEAKLNRQREQQSGMTETDRAAMRYLLERRDSEEVTPGRIARALHLSPASGTALIDRLVARGLVVVHGHPHDRRKKLVRPLDSDIDLDHLDPLTMRLRSIAAKLTSGDARIVATFLEDVLASVTHATAPSH
- a CDS encoding EI24 domain-containing protein encodes the protein MRDFVRGVALLGRGFATWRRRPGLMMLGLLPAAIVGALFLAGLIALSASLPGLTDAMTPFADGWPSLWATVFRIAVGTALLGAALVLVVVTFTAVTLLVGDPFYERIWRAVETDAGAAPPDARYGFWRSVADGLSLIGRGLGVALLAALIGLVPVAGGALSAVFGVTLTGWLVADELTSRAFTARGMTRPARRQLMRRHRARVLGFGVATQLTFLVPLGAVATMPAAVAGAALLARSMLDPSPSQAAPRGSDNELGIRPV
- a CDS encoding patatin-like phospholipase family protein, coding for MGDDPDLGLVLGGGGAFGAAHVGVLQVLAERGIQPGIVTGTSSGALVGAAYGAGVELDALDRAARGFRWGAIARWSLAPRWGLLDTTAIVDSVSRTLGADPLIENLPRRFAAFATDLRTRRGVILDSGPLSLALRATVAVPGLLPPVRRGRELLADGGMIDNVPVAAARALGASRVIVVRLHAKWENVRMMRTVTRTTELVEDPSVVLVQPEMEGMAQWTMSDVPRLIAEGRRAATSALDDAQWGRPSVAASEDGRPESG
- a CDS encoding DUF1206 domain-containing protein, which codes for MTTAKNAARTATESPVFRTIARIGYVVLGVLHIVIGVIAISVAMGGGGEADQGGAMQTIRDSPAGTVLLWAIVVGLVALAAWQIAEAFLARDADAKKKWGHRVKFAGTAVVYLAIAFTALVYALGGQSDSSQSSQSLSAQLMASTGGLILLVLIGLIVLAIGIAFVVRGFTRAFEKNLDLPAGAVRTGIVTFGVVGYVAKGVAVAVTGVLFVVAAFTHDPEKAGGLDGALHTLAELPFGPLILWVVAAGLIIYGLFCFARARYARM